TGATGTCTCTTCATGCGGAAGAGCAGCTGAGCCGCGAAGATTTGCTCGCTTCCGTCATCGGTCTGGTGGGCGAAACGGTAGCGACGACGAGCGTGCTTGCCGCCGGCCAATGCGGAATGTCGACCATCGTGTTTATCGGCTCGTCCTTCATCGGGAACGACCTGCTGAAGCAGGTCGTCGAACGGTACACGGAGCTCAGAGGGGCGCAAGCCCGCTTTCTCGAGAACGGCGAATATTGCGGTGCGATCGGGGCTTTGCTGAGTCTGGCGTGACGTGGGCCTCGGGCGAATGCAGAATTCGCTTTCTTTCATGTGGTGAATTATTTAGGGCATTAATTAAAAGGGCCGGGTTTTTGAATGTCAAAAACGCCCGGCTTCGCTTATTTTGATAAAAAATGACACTCTTCAAGCGGCAGCGGTTTGCTATGATATGTTTACCAAACAGAGACGCATCCGATTAGGACAGCGATAATGGGGGGATGGTATGCAGACATCCAAAATCGTCCAGAAAGCGATCGATTATGTGGAAGAACGGCTGCACGAGCCGCTCACGCTTGAACAAATCGCCGAAGCGGCTTCGATGTCGGTGCCGAATTTGTACCGGTTGTTCTATGCCATAACGGGCCATCCCGTTAAAGAGTACCTGCGTCAGCGACGGACTAGCGAGGCGGCCTGTCTGCTGCGCGAAACCGATCTTCCTGCGGTTGACATCGGATTCCGGTGTGGGTTCGAGGCGTACTCGACTTTTTTGAAAACGTTCAAACGGTATACGGGTCTGACCCCGGGGGTTTACCGGCGTTCCGAATCGATCTTCAGCTTCGAACCGATGAATCTTGAAGAACGCGTCTTCTTTGCGGAGGACCGCGAGATCGCCGAACGATTCCCGGATATGCGGGTCATGAGGCTCGAAGCCGCCCGGGGAGTCGGTTATTTATATCGCTCCGATCATGAGGAGGGAATGGAAGAAAGGGCCTTTAAGCAGTTCAGGAAGCTTCTCTCGGGGATCGGCATCGATAACGGAAGGCTTCGGCTGTTCGGCTGGAATGTGGATCTTGAAGGAACCGGGCGGCCGTTTGGCTATCATTTGGCCGCTTTCGGCGAAATCGGTTCCGCACTTGTCTTGGAGCATCCAGAGCTGCACCCGGTTGAACGGCAGGGAGGTCTCTATGCCATGAGCCGGATTCCAGCAGGGTCCGGGGAGAGCGTCGCCGCCGCATGGGACCGAATGTTATCAAAATGGCTTCCGAGAAGCGCTTTCAAACTGGGAGAGCATGGCTATATGGAAGAATATTTTCTATATGGAGACCGGGTTGTCCGCATGAAGCTGTACCTTCCTGTGAGCCGCAGCGCCATTCAGGAAAAGATTGAATTCGTGGAGCGGCCGGCGGTCAGCGTCATTCGTTTTCGGGCGGAGGGAGCCGGCTGTGCCGAAAAGGCGGATGCGGCGGCCATGACATGGCTCGCCCGGGACGTTAACGGGAGCTGTAACAGCTTGGACGTATTCATGAGCTGCGGAACCGGAAGCTGGACTGAGGATCACAAATATGAGCTGTATATCTCCCTTCCGGAAAACAAGGTTCCTGCCGGGAATGACGCGACGCTGCTCTCGCAGCTGGAAGGGGGCCTTTATGCCCGGATGATAAGCGGAGCTTACGGATCTATGACCGGCGTCCTGGAACGGATTTATCGTTTTCTGAATGCGTCTTCCGAATACCGGCCGGATACCGCACGTACCTGGTACACCAGATACGTACCGGCTCGGGACACGGTGCAGCCGGTACAGTCGAATACGTCCTTTGAACGCTCCGTTATCGCGGAGTGTTACGTACCCGTCAGAATGAAGTCATAATCGGAGGATCAACCATGAGCGAACTGCCGAATCGTAAAACGTCACCGGAAGGATATCGGCCGTATGCCGTGCCGAAATTGTTAAAAATGATGCATGGAGGCAAAACGATGGACAAACAACTGCAAGCGGAAGATGCTTCAGGGCGGACCAGCCCGATCAGCCCGATCAAAAACAAAGTAGGGTCTATTTTTGTCCCGGTACGGGATATTGAAAAGTCGCGCAGCTGGTACTGCCGCGTCCTTGGCGTGAACGAAGACGATTGCCCGATTAGTCACGGCCATTTATGCCCGCTTCCGATGGAAGGGACCGGCGTCGTATTGGATACGATGCCCAAATGGGGAGGCGGCCGGCCGGAAGGCGCGCCGGCGATCCAAACACCGGCATTCATGCTGATGACGAACAATTTGCAGGGCTCATATGATTATATGAAGTCGCTCGGCGTAGAACTGGAAACGGACATTATGCACGATCACTGGTTCGTGGTGAACGACCCGGACGGCAATAAGCTGATGATCTGCCGTGAAGGCTAGGCTTATTGCGGTAAGCTGCAAACGAAAGCTTCGTATTAATTTCATAAACGTCTTTCAATAGGCCGCCCTGCAGGGGGCGGCTGTTTGGCGTGAAATTATTTTGACGGGGATGTCGAAGCCGCCTTACCTTATTCGTCGCTTGAATAGGGGACGGGATATCCGGCAGGAAAAAAGGAACATTTATCGAAATTCCTTGAAAATATCCATTGCCATTCGATAAACCCCAAACAGGAAAGAGGTGTCCCTATGGGTCACGTCATCTCAAAGGACGGCACTACCATCGCCTACGATCAGTTGGGTGAAGGACCCGCGCTTATTTTGGTCGACGGTGCGCTCTGTTACCGGGCGTCCGGTCCAAACGGTCCGCTGGCGGCGCAGCTGGCCGGCCGTTTTTCCGTCTACGCGTACGACCGGCGCGGACGGGGGGAAAGCGGAGACACGAAACCGTATGCGGTTGAACGGGAAGTCGAAGATATCGAGGCATTAATCGAGCGGGCCGGCGGATCGGCTTACCTCTATGGCATCTCGTCCGGTGCCGCGTTAGCGCTTGAGGCGGCCAATCGACTTCCGTCCGTCAGGAAATTGGCGCTCTACGAGGCTCCGTTCATTGTCGACGGCAGCCGCTCCCCGGTACCGGACTTCTATTTGGAGCAGATGAACGGGCTTGTCGAATCGGGCCGGTACGGCGATGCGATCAAATATTTCATGCGCAAGGGAATCGAAATCCCTTCGATATTCGTCGCCATGATGCAGCTGATGCCGGCATGGCCCAGAATGAAGTCGGTCGCGCATACGCTTCCTTACGATACGATGCTCACCGTGAGCCTGCAGCAAGGGAAGCCGCTTCCTGCCGGCAAGTGGTCCGCCGTAACCGTACCGACGCTCGTTGCCGTCGGCGGAAAAAGCCCCGCCTGGATGCGAAACGCGATGCAGGCGCTCGCGGAAACGCTGCCGAATGCCGGTCTTCGAACGATAAGCGGTCAGACGCACATTGTAAAACCGGCTGTTCTCGCGCCGGTGCTGACCGAATTTTTTACCCCATAATTACGCTGCGGGAGGTATGAACAAGATGAAATTCAAGTCTTTTCTCAAGCTCAACGGCAAAACGGCGACCGGCATCCCCGTTCCGGAGGATGTGATCGCAGCGCTCGGTTCGGGCAAGAAGCCGGCGGTTAAAATTACCGTCCAAGGCTATACGTATCGCACGACAGTGGGGTCCATGGGCGGGCAGTTCATGATCCCCGTAAGCGCCGAGCACCGCCAAGCGGCCGGTTTAACCGCAGGCGACGAGGTGGAGGTCGACATCGAGCTCGATCAAGAGCCGCGCGAGCTTGCCGTGCCGTCTGATTTCGCCCAGGCGCTCCATCAGGACGATAAAGCCAGGAGTTACTTTGAAAAATTGTCCTATAGCGGCAAGCGCCGGTTTATTCTCCCGATCGAGGACGCCAAGACGGCGGAAACGCGGCAGCGGCGGATCGATAAAGCGGTCGCGGCTCTGCGGGAAGGTAAAACGCAGTAATACGCTATGCGCTTCATAAACCACATTCCCCCGAAAGGAGCGACGTCCGTGAATTTTAATTGGAACGAAGCGATTGAGATTTTGGAGCGCACGCCAAAGACTTTGGAAGGGCTGCTTGCCGGTTTATCGGAAGCATGGCTGTCGTGCAGGGAAGGCGACGAAACATGGAACGCCGGGGAGGTTGTCGATCACCTCATCGAGGCCGAGAAGACGAACTGGATTCCGCGGCTCGAATTTATGCTTCGGGAAGGGGAGCGCGAGCCGTTTCCCGCCTTCGACCGTTTTGCGCACCTGAACGATGACGCCGAAATGCCGATCGAGCGAAAGCTTGAAGCGTTCAGCATCGTCCGTGCGCAAAATATAGTCAAGCTGAAGGCGCTCATCGATGATTCTGAGCGTCATTTGGAATGGACGGGCCTGCACCCAGCGCTGGGACCGGTAAAGGCAAGAGAACTGATCTCGGCATGGGTTGTGCACGATATGACGCATATGGCCCAGATTATTCGGGTGATGGCCGGCAGATACCGCGAGGACGTCGGCGCGTTCAAAAATTATTTGAGCGTACTGAAACGTTAAAGCGGTCGTGAAAGGAGGAACCATCCGTGGCGGCTTGGACAATTCGGGAAGCGAACGCAATCGATGCGCCGGCGGTCGCGAGAGTTCATGTGGACTGCTGGCGGTCGACTTACAAAGACTTGATTCCCGCGGACTTCCTTCAAGGGTTATCGTACCGGTCCAGGGAGGAAAGGTGGCGGCGCCGGCTTGAGCATCCGCCCGATCGCAGCACATTATTTGTAGCCGAAGACCATGCGGGGCGCATCCTAGGGTTTGCCGACGGCGGGCCCGAGCGATCGGGAGATCCGGAGTATGATGGAGAGCTGTATGCCATCTATTTGCTTCCGGAGCATCAACGAAAAGGAATCGGCAGACGGCTATTCCGGAGCGCCGCTGCGTATTTGGCGGAGCATCGATTTAACGCATGCTGATCTGGGTGCTGTCCGAAAACCCGAACCGGTATTTTTACGAGGCGCTTGGAGGCCGGTTCATTCGCGAGAAAGAGATTGAAATTGGCGGTACGAAGCTGAAGGAATCCGCTTACGGTTGGAAGCTGAACCGGTCCGGTCATATTGAAATAAAGGCGAAGGAGCCGGATGATTAGCTGTCTCAGCTCGGCCTGCGACTGAACAAGGGCAAGGGAAACCGCCGTGCCTTTCAAAAATGCCATTGACAGTCCGCCGCACTTCCTGATTACATAGGACATATGGGATGATAAGTAAGCGGATTCATGTCATATAATTCCAACTTGCCGATGGGGGAGATGAAGGTTATGTTACGGGAAACAGCCAGGGCGGCGGTATGGACCGGAACGGGACAAATGGAGGTCAGGCAGCTGCCGATTCCCGAGGCGGGCGAAGGGGCGCTTCTGCTGCGCGTCGATGCGGCGAGCGTCTGCGGCACGGACGGTCATCTTTTTCCGCAGAATCCGCCTTACAGCGCAATTCTCGGACACGAGGTTACGGGCACGATTGTGCAAATGGGCAAGAATGCGAACCGGACGCAGCATATTTTTGGCGGACCCGTCCAGGTCGGCGACCGGGTCGTGCTGTATCCTTGGATCACGTGCGGAAAATGCGAAGGCTGCCTGACCTACGGATCGGGAACCTGTACGGTCTGCGACAACGCGTTCGTTTATGGTATACCCTACGAGAAGCTGGGACTGGAGGGCGTCGCGGGCATCAGCTCCGATGTCGAGCTGTTTCCTCATTTTAAAGGCGGGTTTGCCGAATATTTGTATGTTTTCCCCGGCACCTATATGTGGAAGCTTCCGGATGATATGCCCTCCGAAGTTGCCGTGCTGCTCGACCCGCTGGCGGTAGCCGTTCGCGCCATCGAGCTTGCCGTTATGAGTCCGGGCGTCGTGGAAGAGAGCTTCACCACAAGCTCGTCCGTTGTGGTGATGGGCGCCGGTCCGGTCGGCGCGTTGACGGCTCTCGTCGCCCGAACGATGGGGGTGGAACGGGTAATTATCGTCGGGGGAAGAAAAGAGCGGCTTTCCATTACCCGGGAATTGTCCGATGCCGATGCGGTCATCGATATTCGGGAAACGACGCCGGAAGAACGGATCAAACAGGTCAAAGACATGACGGGCGGCAAAGGAGCGGATGTCGTCATCCAATGCGCCAACGTTCCCGGCGCTTTTGTCGAGGGGCTGGACATGATCCGGAGAATGGGAACGCTGATCGAAGTCGGCAATATGGTGAATACCGGCTCGACCGTCGCCATCGACCCGGCACGCCAAATTTGCGGCAAGCATGCGCGCATCATCGGAATGAGCGCAAACTCGGCGAAAGCGTTCGACAAAGCCTTTCATTTGCTGAAGCGCCATGCCAAAATCAGTTACGACAAGCTGTATACGCATGTTACGTCCCTTGACGAGCTGGAGCGGACGCTGCATCGCATGAGCGACGGAAATTATATGAAAGGCCTGCTTACCTTCGGACAATGAAGCAGGCAGGGGAAATGTAAGGGCATCTCCCGGTTTCGGGCGATGCTCTTTTTGTATGTGAGAAAATTTAGTCTTTACAACGAACGGATGTTCGGTTAAATTGGAATAAAAGTCGGGCTAAAGGGAACCTCAATACGGCTGAAGCCGTCCGGAAAATATTGATTTCCGATACCCGCCTATGCGTAGGGCGGATTTTGCGGAGACCGAATCCCGACATGGCCGGTACGGGTCGGACCTACGCATGAACGAACAATGACGGAAAGGAACGTTCCGCATGCATAAGGAAGAGAACGAGCGGCTGGCTGGGGAAATCGCCGGTCACCTGAAGGACCGGTTCGGAATAACGGTTTGCGATGCCGCGACCGCCATCGACAAAGGCTTTCTTAACGTGAAATGGAAAATGCCCACCGATCAAGGTCTTATGTTCGTAAAATATTATCACCCGGAGCGATACAAGCTTCATTTGCATCCGGACAGAAGGAATAAGATCGAGAGGACGCTCCGGTTTCAGCAAGAAATGAACGCCTCCGGTATACCGTGCCCCCGGGTATTGTCGTTCGAGGGACGGCATCTTCAGCAAACGCCGTCGGGATGCATGTATACGGTAATGGAGTGGGTGAACGGACGCGCCGTGGAAGCCGGGCATATGAGCGCGGCACAAATGTTCGAGCTTGGTTTGGGAGCCGGACGCATGCATCGGTGGCTCCAATCCGTCCCTCTAAGCGATTCGCCTGGCTGGAAGCCGGATAAGGAAGCTTATTTAAGGCAGTGGAGAATCAATCGGGAACAGGCGAAGGCTGCCGGCGATCCGACCGTTTTGGAATGGCTCGAACGGTCGCATTCCATCGTCGAGCCGATGGATTTCCGGTGCTTTGAATCGTGCAGGACCGGATGGCTGCACTGGGACTTATGGGTGGATAATATATTGTTTAACGAGCGCCGATTGGCCGGTATCGTCGACTTCGACCGGATGGAGGTGGCCTATCCGGAAATCGATCTGGCTCGTGCCGTTCTTTCCGGGACTCTGCGGGACGGCGAACTGCGATTGGAGGCGGTTCGGGCGTTCATGGAAGGATACAGGGAGCACGCATATGCGCCGCGCGGCACATTAGCCCGGGCGATGTCTATGATTTACCTGATCGAATCGATCTGGTGGCTTCGGACGGAGGTCCGCAAGGAGAGCGGGCTTCGCAGACTGCTCGGCCGCTTCATCGAAGAAATGCATTGGCTCGAGGATCACTGGGCCGATCTGCCGGCTCAGCTGGAATCGGTATAAAAAAGGCGGCATATGGCATGCCGCCGGCAATCGTTCGAAATACGGGGTCAGGCTTCCTCAGGCCGTGCTTCCATTTTGGCCGAGAATGCCGTCGTTTTTTTGTAGGTGTCGCCCCATTCTTTCATTTTTAAAATTATCGGCACGAGCGTCTTGCCGAATTCCGTCAGCGAATATTCGACCTTGGGCGGAACCTGGTGGTACACTTCGCGGTGGACGACGCCGTCCTCTTCCAGTTCTCTTAGCTGCAGCGTCAGCATCCTTTGGGTAATTGTCGGACAAATGCGGCGAAATTCGTTAAACCGGATCGGCCCTTCAATCAAATGGTATAAGAGCACGCCTTTCCATTTCCCGCCAATCACGTCCAGTGTAAATTCGACCGGGCAGCCTTCATCGTTCGGACAGGCACCGTACCCGCTCTTGCGATCGCGCAATCCTGCTCAACTCCTTAAAAGTATATCCGTTTCTACTGCTCAACACGAATGTACGTATTGAAAATTATAATATAACCGCGGGGTATTCACAACCGAAGCGCGTCAAGTCCGATCTTCATATCACGATTTGTAAGATTCGATTATAATAAAAATACGAATAAGCGTAAGGGGTGCGAAGTGCTGCTGCCGTTCAGGCGAGGGTGCCTGCATGATTTCAGAACAAAGGATGATTCGAAATGGAAAAGAATACGACGTGCCCGTGCTGCTCCGCGAGCAGACCGGTTCAATCGGGGCAGCATACCGGGGACGTGCAATTAACGAGTACAGCCGGGCTGCATGTGCCGGCAATCGAAGGAATGGTTGAGCTTGAAGGCGGACCATTTTTGATGGGGACGGATGATCTGGAGAGCTTTCCCGCTGATGGCGAAGGGCCTGTACGAAACGTAACGATCAAACCGTTTCGCATCGATCGCTGCGCCGTTACGAACGAAGCGTTCTCCAAATTCGTGGAGGCGACCGGCTATGTGACGGAGGCCGAACGTTTCGGCTGGTCGTTTGTATTTCATTTGCTGGCATCGGATCAGGTGCGTGCGTCTGTCAAGCAGGCGGTCCCTCGCACTCCATGGTGGCTTGCCGTTGAAGGCGCCTACTGGAAGCGGCCGGAAGGACCCGATTCCCATCTTGAGGACCGGATGAATCATCCCGTGGTTCATGTATCCTGGAATGACGCACAGGCTTACTGCCGGTGGGCGGGCAAAAGGCTGCCTACCGAAGCCGAGTGGGAGTACGCCGCGCGCGGCGGACTCGTTCAGAAGCGTTACCCTTGGGGAGACCTGCTCAAGCCGGACGGCAGACACCGCTGCAACATCTGGCAGGGGAAATTTCCCGTCCGCGACAGCGCGAGTGACGGATATGCGGGCACGTGTCCGGTTGACGCTTTCGAGCCTAACGGGTTCGGCCTGTATAACGTCTCCGGCAATGTGTGGGAGTGGTGTACGGACTGGTTCAGTCCAGACTATCATTTTGCCGGACCGAAGGTGAACCCGTCGGGACCGCCGGCCGGACAGGCCAAAGTTACGCGCGGCGGCTCTTACCTTTGCCATAAATCGTACTGCAACCGTTACCGGGTAGCGGCAAGAAGCTCCAATACTCCCGACAGTTCCACGGGTAATATAGGATTCCGCTGCGCCGCGGATGTCTGATGTCCGCCGGTCGCCGCACTCGTCCAAGGTAGGCTGCCCGAACAGCAGCCCCGAAACTGCTTACTGTCAGGGATTCGGGGTAAAGGATTTCGCCAAACAGGCTGCCCGTCAGATGCATCTCTTCAAGGAGAAAGCATGGATGATAAAAACGTGCAGACAGCCTGTTCACTAAACTTAGGCTAACCGATTCCGGCCCGTTTTTATCCTTTCGCTGCCGGCAGCACGTCAAACGCCAGAAGCTGCGTGACCTGCGAATCATTAAAATTGTTGTCCGATATCACCACGAGGCTGTCGTGCCCGTTTTTCAGCTTCGCCCCCCAGGAGATGCCTTCGATGTTGTCCAGCTTTGGCAAATGGAGCGAATTCAGGATCAGAACCAGCCTTTTGGCGGCCGGCTTGAACGATCCCGTTTTCAAGGCGTCCATGTCTTTGACATCGGTCGCCGAATCGAGATCGGCTTCATAAATCCGGATGTAATTGGTATAACTGCCGTCTGCGGCCTGCACGCCCGAACGCTCGAGCATCAGGAATTGATGGTCGTTAATGGCAAGCATGTCGGACACGCCGTTGTCGGCGCTTTTGCCCGGGCCGGGCTTCGCGGGAATGGGATCGACCGGATAGGCAAACTGCGCAACGATGTTCCCGTCGCGGTCATACTTCGTTATGCGCGAATACGATCCATTATCCACGGTCGAAATCTCTCCGTCCTGATAGAGCGACGCTTCCATGGACGTAAAATAAAATTGCCCGTCCGGAGTGAAGCTGCTGCCCTCCAGTGCGAGATTGCTGCGGAATCCTTTTGAACCGCCGGCGGCCGAATCCATTCTAACCGCATCCGGAATGGAGTAGGAGGACAAATATTTCCCTTTCATGGATGCTTGATCAATAAAAGGATTAAATCCGAGGCTGCGGTCGCCTTCGCTCGTGTACCAGACCGATTTGCCGGACGGATCGAAACGGATCGACTCCAGATCGGGTACAACGCCTTGATGCGTCGTGCCGTACTGGCTGCTGTTCGGGTATACGGTGCCGTCCGGCTGCTTTAATTCCGTCACTCCGGTAAGCTTCAGCGAGTAGAAGCTCTTCGTATCGTATTTCAGCTTCGCGGTATAAAAACGGGCGGGGTTATGGTCCGAACGGTCGTCGCTGATCATGATCCACCGGTGCGTTCGGGGATTGTAATCGATGCCGGAGAGACCGCCGACCAGCGTTCCTTTGTACTGCGTATCGTTTGAAATTCGCTGTTCACCGATGAACGCAAGCTGCCCCACATCGTCATGACGGACAAACCGGTGGACGCGAATGGGCTTGGCAGTCTTGCCGAAGTGACCTTGACCTTGAACCGGTTGAACCGGTCCGGCGGCGGCCGGTTTGTCGGCTGAATCGGCGGCGGCTGAAGCGGCAAACAGCAATCCGGCAGCGGCGCAGACCGTAATCATTTTTCCGAACGGAATGACAATCACCTTCTCCCAGAAAGTATAAAACAGGCGAATCTACCAACACTTACATTATAAAAAGCGCGTTTCTCCCGGACAATAGAGCAGGAATGATTTACAAGAATTTAATGCCTGCCATACGTCTTGACCATTTCGGGCGAAAATGAAAAAATATAAAATTGCTCGGTCCCCGGGAGGAGGAAAAAGGGGATGAGAAAGGTATAATTAACAGATGTGGTACGAAATAGGGGAGGTTGAACACATAT
This genomic window from Paenibacillus humicola contains:
- a CDS encoding helix-turn-helix domain-containing protein, whose protein sequence is MQTSKIVQKAIDYVEERLHEPLTLEQIAEAASMSVPNLYRLFYAITGHPVKEYLRQRRTSEAACLLRETDLPAVDIGFRCGFEAYSTFLKTFKRYTGLTPGVYRRSESIFSFEPMNLEERVFFAEDREIAERFPDMRVMRLEAARGVGYLYRSDHEEGMEERAFKQFRKLLSGIGIDNGRLRLFGWNVDLEGTGRPFGYHLAAFGEIGSALVLEHPELHPVERQGGLYAMSRIPAGSGESVAAAWDRMLSKWLPRSAFKLGEHGYMEEYFLYGDRVVRMKLYLPVSRSAIQEKIEFVERPAVSVIRFRAEGAGCAEKADAAAMTWLARDVNGSCNSLDVFMSCGTGSWTEDHKYELYISLPENKVPAGNDATLLSQLEGGLYARMISGAYGSMTGVLERIYRFLNASSEYRPDTARTWYTRYVPARDTVQPVQSNTSFERSVIAECYVPVRMKS
- a CDS encoding VOC family protein, with product MDKQLQAEDASGRTSPISPIKNKVGSIFVPVRDIEKSRSWYCRVLGVNEDDCPISHGHLCPLPMEGTGVVLDTMPKWGGGRPEGAPAIQTPAFMLMTNNLQGSYDYMKSLGVELETDIMHDHWFVVNDPDGNKLMICREG
- a CDS encoding alpha/beta fold hydrolase: MGHVISKDGTTIAYDQLGEGPALILVDGALCYRASGPNGPLAAQLAGRFSVYAYDRRGRGESGDTKPYAVEREVEDIEALIERAGGSAYLYGISSGAALALEAANRLPSVRKLALYEAPFIVDGSRSPVPDFYLEQMNGLVESGRYGDAIKYFMRKGIEIPSIFVAMMQLMPAWPRMKSVAHTLPYDTMLTVSLQQGKPLPAGKWSAVTVPTLVAVGGKSPAWMRNAMQALAETLPNAGLRTISGQTHIVKPAVLAPVLTEFFTP
- a CDS encoding YdeI/OmpD-associated family protein, translating into MKFKSFLKLNGKTATGIPVPEDVIAALGSGKKPAVKITVQGYTYRTTVGSMGGQFMIPVSAEHRQAAGLTAGDEVEVDIELDQEPRELAVPSDFAQALHQDDKARSYFEKLSYSGKRRFILPIEDAKTAETRQRRIDKAVAALREGKTQ
- a CDS encoding DinB family protein, yielding MNFNWNEAIEILERTPKTLEGLLAGLSEAWLSCREGDETWNAGEVVDHLIEAEKTNWIPRLEFMLREGEREPFPAFDRFAHLNDDAEMPIERKLEAFSIVRAQNIVKLKALIDDSERHLEWTGLHPALGPVKARELISAWVVHDMTHMAQIIRVMAGRYREDVGAFKNYLSVLKR
- a CDS encoding GNAT family N-acetyltransferase; amino-acid sequence: MAAWTIREANAIDAPAVARVHVDCWRSTYKDLIPADFLQGLSYRSREERWRRRLEHPPDRSTLFVAEDHAGRILGFADGGPERSGDPEYDGELYAIYLLPEHQRKGIGRRLFRSAAAYLAEHRFNAC
- a CDS encoding zinc-binding dehydrogenase; this encodes MLRETARAAVWTGTGQMEVRQLPIPEAGEGALLLRVDAASVCGTDGHLFPQNPPYSAILGHEVTGTIVQMGKNANRTQHIFGGPVQVGDRVVLYPWITCGKCEGCLTYGSGTCTVCDNAFVYGIPYEKLGLEGVAGISSDVELFPHFKGGFAEYLYVFPGTYMWKLPDDMPSEVAVLLDPLAVAVRAIELAVMSPGVVEESFTTSSSVVVMGAGPVGALTALVARTMGVERVIIVGGRKERLSITRELSDADAVIDIRETTPEERIKQVKDMTGGKGADVVIQCANVPGAFVEGLDMIRRMGTLIEVGNMVNTGSTVAIDPARQICGKHARIIGMSANSAKAFDKAFHLLKRHAKISYDKLYTHVTSLDELERTLHRMSDGNYMKGLLTFGQ
- a CDS encoding phosphotransferase enzyme family protein — protein: MHKEENERLAGEIAGHLKDRFGITVCDAATAIDKGFLNVKWKMPTDQGLMFVKYYHPERYKLHLHPDRRNKIERTLRFQQEMNASGIPCPRVLSFEGRHLQQTPSGCMYTVMEWVNGRAVEAGHMSAAQMFELGLGAGRMHRWLQSVPLSDSPGWKPDKEAYLRQWRINREQAKAAGDPTVLEWLERSHSIVEPMDFRCFESCRTGWLHWDLWVDNILFNERRLAGIVDFDRMEVAYPEIDLARAVLSGTLRDGELRLEAVRAFMEGYREHAYAPRGTLARAMSMIYLIESIWWLRTEVRKESGLRRLLGRFIEEMHWLEDHWADLPAQLESV
- a CDS encoding winged helix-turn-helix transcriptional regulator, with the protein product MRDRKSGYGACPNDEGCPVEFTLDVIGGKWKGVLLYHLIEGPIRFNEFRRICPTITQRMLTLQLRELEEDGVVHREVYHQVPPKVEYSLTEFGKTLVPIILKMKEWGDTYKKTTAFSAKMEARPEEA
- a CDS encoding formylglycine-generating enzyme family protein encodes the protein MEKNTTCPCCSASRPVQSGQHTGDVQLTSTAGLHVPAIEGMVELEGGPFLMGTDDLESFPADGEGPVRNVTIKPFRIDRCAVTNEAFSKFVEATGYVTEAERFGWSFVFHLLASDQVRASVKQAVPRTPWWLAVEGAYWKRPEGPDSHLEDRMNHPVVHVSWNDAQAYCRWAGKRLPTEAEWEYAARGGLVQKRYPWGDLLKPDGRHRCNIWQGKFPVRDSASDGYAGTCPVDAFEPNGFGLYNVSGNVWEWCTDWFSPDYHFAGPKVNPSGPPAGQAKVTRGGSYLCHKSYCNRYRVAARSSNTPDSSTGNIGFRCAADV
- a CDS encoding esterase-like activity of phytase family protein, with the protein product MIVIPFGKMITVCAAAGLLFAASAAADSADKPAAAGPVQPVQGQGHFGKTAKPIRVHRFVRHDDVGQLAFIGEQRISNDTQYKGTLVGGLSGIDYNPRTHRWIMISDDRSDHNPARFYTAKLKYDTKSFYSLKLTGVTELKQPDGTVYPNSSQYGTTHQGVVPDLESIRFDPSGKSVWYTSEGDRSLGFNPFIDQASMKGKYLSSYSIPDAVRMDSAAGGSKGFRSNLALEGSSFTPDGQFYFTSMEASLYQDGEISTVDNGSYSRITKYDRDGNIVAQFAYPVDPIPAKPGPGKSADNGVSDMLAINDHQFLMLERSGVQAADGSYTNYIRIYEADLDSATDVKDMDALKTGSFKPAAKRLVLILNSLHLPKLDNIEGISWGAKLKNGHDSLVVISDNNFNDSQVTQLLAFDVLPAAKG